In the Kitasatospora terrestris genome, one interval contains:
- the mreD gene encoding rod shape-determining protein MreD produces MRINRIALSGVLLLLALLIQVSVLGRLQLPGATPDLLLLVVVGLALVYGPSGGCAVGFAGGLLADLAPPSDHAIGRYALVLCLMGYAAGLLRPDGGRQRSALSALLVVAGAAIVSTLLYAMVGALVGDTAARHVGLTGLVFSALLYDVLLAPFVVPAVMLLARRFDGDRVVSESPRGADGGSGLGALARYKTTREVSSGPTYAKKRRMPGLAKRP; encoded by the coding sequence GTGCGCATCAACCGGATCGCCCTCTCCGGCGTCCTGCTGCTGCTCGCCCTGCTGATCCAGGTCAGCGTGCTCGGCCGGCTCCAGCTGCCCGGCGCCACCCCAGACCTGCTGCTCCTCGTGGTGGTCGGCCTCGCCCTGGTCTACGGCCCGTCCGGCGGCTGCGCGGTCGGCTTCGCCGGCGGCCTGCTCGCCGACCTCGCCCCGCCCTCCGACCACGCGATCGGCCGCTACGCCCTGGTCCTCTGCCTGATGGGCTACGCCGCCGGCCTGCTGCGCCCCGATGGCGGCCGGCAGCGCTCGGCGCTCAGCGCGCTCCTGGTGGTGGCCGGCGCCGCGATCGTCTCCACCCTGCTGTACGCGATGGTCGGCGCCCTGGTCGGCGACACCGCCGCCCGGCACGTCGGCCTGACCGGCCTGGTGTTCTCCGCCCTCCTGTACGACGTGCTGCTCGCCCCGTTCGTGGTGCCCGCGGTGATGCTGCTGGCCCGCCGGTTCGACGGCGACCGGGTCGTCTCCGAGTCCCCGCGCGGCGCCGACGGCGGCTCCGGACTCGGCGCGCTGGCGCGGTACAAGACCACCCGTGAGGTATCCAGCGGCCCGACGTACGCCAAGAAGCGGCGCATGCCCGGCCTCGCCAAGCGGCCCTGA
- the ndk gene encoding nucleoside-diphosphate kinase: protein MSQRTLVLLKPDAVQRGLAGEIISRIERKAGWRFAAIELRTFDRATLEQHYAEHVGRPFYEPLLEFMTSGPSIALIVEGENVVPGIRALAGATDPLQAGAGTIRGDYATITRENLIHASDSPESAEREIKIFFPSHA, encoded by the coding sequence GTGTCCCAGCGCACTCTCGTCCTGCTCAAGCCCGACGCCGTCCAGCGTGGTCTGGCCGGCGAGATCATCAGCCGGATCGAGCGCAAGGCCGGCTGGCGCTTCGCCGCGATCGAGCTGCGGACCTTCGACCGCGCGACGCTGGAGCAGCACTACGCCGAGCACGTCGGCCGGCCGTTCTACGAGCCGCTGCTGGAGTTCATGACCTCGGGCCCGTCGATCGCGCTGATCGTCGAGGGTGAGAACGTCGTCCCCGGCATCCGGGCGCTGGCCGGTGCCACCGACCCGCTGCAGGCCGGGGCCGGCACCATCCGCGGCGACTACGCGACGATCACCCGCGAGAACCTGATCCACGCCTCCGACTCGCCGGAGTCGGCCGAGCGCGAGATCAAGATCTTCTTCCCCTCGCACGCCTGA
- the mreC gene encoding rod shape-determining protein MreC — MRDTRESRLLLILLVAVAFALITVDIKGGEDSPLGGARRAAASALGPVERGAAGAVDPVAGYVRAIRDASTHQQRLDQATRENAELRQRLASSDAATGRTKQLDEMLRTAGAGGYTVKAAQVIAIGPAQGFSWTITIDAGSDDGLTRDMTVINGQGLVGRITTVAPTTATVLLASDPGFTAGVRLEGNNEIGFAAGQGTGPMKIQLLNGRAQVKEGDRLVTFGSHSGRPFVPGVPVGKVVQVEATPGQLTKTIQVEPFVQFTRLDLVGVVVVPPRTDPRDAVLPPATAATTAAAPAPAAPAAAAPPTTTGGH; from the coding sequence GTGAGGGACACACGCGAGAGCCGACTACTGCTCATCCTGCTGGTCGCCGTCGCCTTCGCGCTGATCACCGTCGACATCAAGGGCGGCGAGGACTCGCCGCTCGGCGGCGCCCGCCGGGCCGCGGCCAGTGCGCTCGGCCCGGTGGAGCGCGGCGCGGCCGGAGCCGTCGACCCGGTCGCCGGGTACGTCCGGGCCATCCGTGACGCCTCCACCCACCAGCAGCGCCTCGACCAGGCCACCAGGGAGAACGCCGAGCTGCGCCAGCGGCTCGCCTCCTCGGACGCCGCCACCGGCCGGACCAAGCAGCTCGACGAGATGCTGCGCACCGCCGGCGCCGGCGGATACACCGTCAAGGCCGCCCAGGTGATCGCGATCGGCCCGGCCCAGGGCTTCTCCTGGACCATCACCATCGACGCCGGCAGCGACGACGGCCTGACCCGCGACATGACCGTCATCAACGGCCAGGGCCTGGTCGGCCGGATCACCACGGTCGCCCCGACCACCGCCACCGTGCTGCTCGCCTCCGACCCCGGCTTCACCGCCGGCGTCCGGCTGGAGGGCAACAACGAGATCGGCTTCGCGGCCGGCCAGGGCACCGGCCCGATGAAGATCCAGCTGCTGAACGGCCGCGCCCAGGTCAAGGAGGGCGACCGGCTGGTCACCTTCGGCTCGCACAGCGGCCGCCCGTTCGTCCCCGGCGTCCCGGTCGGCAAGGTGGTCCAGGTCGAGGCCACCCCCGGCCAGCTCACCAAGACCATCCAGGTCGAGCCGTTCGTCCAGTTCACCCGGCTCGACCTGGTCGGCGTGGTCGTCGTCCCGCCGCGCACCGACCCGCGCGACGCCGTCCTGCCGCCCGCCACCGCCGCCACGACGGCCGCCGCGCCCGCCCCGGCGGCACCGGCCGCCGCCGCGCCGCCCACCACCACGGGGGGACACTGA
- the rodA gene encoding rod shape-determining protein RodA, with protein sequence MTSYGSYRPVRLSPRRGNLARVLAKDSPLRRLDWIMILSALGLSLGSSLLVWSATRGRDTLTHGDPQYFLYRHLTNLVIGLVLCAVTVLIGTRRLRTAVPFVYLAVLLLLFAVLSPLGSTINGAHSWIQFGGGFSIQPAEFAKLAIVMGMAVVLSARVDAGEREYPPTRSVLQGIAVAAVPMGVVMLMPDLGSVMVMAVTVLGILLASGAANRWVFGLLGTGVAGAIAVWQLGVLDKYQIDRFAAFANPALDPAGVGYNTAQARIAIGSGGLTGMGLFHGTQTMGQFVPEQQTDFVFTVAGEELGFVGALALIGLLGVILWRACRIARQATDLYGTVLAAGVVTWFAFQAFENIGMNLGIMPVAGIPLPFVSYGGSSMFAVWIAIGLLQSVRSQRPIGI encoded by the coding sequence ATGACCTCGTACGGCTCGTACCGGCCGGTCCGGCTCAGCCCGCGGCGCGGCAACCTCGCGCGGGTGCTGGCCAAGGACTCCCCGCTCCGCCGGCTCGACTGGATCATGATCCTCAGCGCGCTCGGCCTCTCGCTGGGCAGCTCGCTGCTGGTCTGGTCCGCCACCCGCGGCCGGGACACGCTCACCCACGGCGACCCCCAGTACTTCCTCTACCGGCACCTCACCAACCTGGTGATCGGCCTCGTGCTGTGCGCGGTCACCGTGCTGATAGGGACACGGCGGCTGCGCACCGCGGTGCCGTTCGTCTACCTCGCGGTGCTGCTGCTGCTCTTCGCGGTGCTCAGCCCGCTCGGCTCGACCATCAACGGCGCGCACTCCTGGATCCAGTTCGGCGGCGGCTTCTCCATCCAGCCCGCCGAGTTCGCCAAGCTCGCCATCGTGATGGGCATGGCCGTGGTGCTCTCCGCCCGGGTCGACGCCGGCGAGCGGGAGTACCCGCCGACCCGCAGCGTGCTCCAGGGGATCGCGGTCGCGGCCGTCCCGATGGGCGTCGTCATGCTGATGCCCGACCTCGGCTCGGTGATGGTGATGGCCGTGACCGTGCTCGGCATCCTGCTCGCCTCCGGCGCCGCCAACCGCTGGGTCTTCGGCCTGCTCGGCACCGGCGTGGCCGGCGCGATCGCGGTCTGGCAGCTCGGCGTGCTCGACAAGTACCAGATCGACCGGTTCGCGGCCTTCGCCAACCCGGCCCTCGACCCGGCCGGCGTCGGCTACAACACCGCCCAGGCCCGGATCGCCATCGGCTCCGGCGGCCTCACCGGCATGGGCCTGTTCCACGGCACCCAGACCATGGGCCAGTTCGTCCCCGAGCAGCAGACCGACTTCGTCTTCACGGTGGCCGGCGAGGAACTCGGCTTCGTCGGCGCGCTCGCCCTGATCGGCCTGCTGGGCGTCATCCTGTGGCGGGCCTGCCGGATAGCGCGCCAGGCCACCGACCTGTACGGCACGGTCCTCGCCGCGGGCGTGGTCACCTGGTTCGCGTTCCAGGCCTTCGAGAACATCGGGATGAACCTCGGCATCATGCCGGTCGCGGGCATCCCGCTGCCCTTCGTCTCCTACGGAGGCTCCTCGATGTTCGCGGTCTGGATCGCCATCGGACTGCTGCAGTCCGTCCGCTCGCAGCGGCCGATAGGGATCTGA
- the mrdA gene encoding penicillin-binding protein 2: MTNIPETGRTRRVTIRLVVLQVLVLSLLATLGGRLWYLQIRTGKDYAAKAAGNHIREVVEPAIRGEILDASGRILAGNETKLVVSVSRTSLLQQKDRGKAVLTRLAEVLGMPAKDVQDKVRLCDAKTPQPCWNGSPYQPIPVTQQATTQQAMQIMERREDFPGVTAQPTATRRYTGAEGASAAQVLGYLSPVTDDEVTKSADKPGRERRLPSDQIGRAGLESVYDDDLRGTTGVDKLEVDNLGRVIGSAGRVPAQAGNNLVTSLDARVQKVVEDQLAQAMVDARKVYDKETKKNYEADSGAAVVMDVHTGRIVAMASAPTFDPNLWVGGISAKDYQALTGKDSNYPLINRAIQGQSAPGSTFKVISTNAAVQAGYSLDGHYPCPKSLTIGGREFKNFESESFGDITLERALEVSCDTVFYGLAYDQWMKDGGIKPKKDAADWFFKTAHQYGLGAKTGVDLPSETPGRVPDRQWKQSFFDANKDAWCAQAAKGGHEYTDEIARENCVDGNQMRAGDSVNFAIGQGDTLVTPLQMARIYSALANGGILYRPTIGKAVVSPDGALVRDIAPHEDGRLPADGKLLKYINEATAGVVERGTASWKFTAQGWPQKQIELHAKTGTAEVAGKQTTSWLTTYSADYAVVMTISQGGTGSGGSGDSVRRIYQALYGVDDKGGIDNSKALLPKPQAELPKFNPDGTAIVKPASFSYEGTRTFLDPVQPAGTPAPPSVALAAVEPATRTAAGRGRA, from the coding sequence ATGACGAACATCCCCGAGACCGGCCGCACCCGGCGGGTGACGATCAGGCTGGTCGTGCTCCAGGTGCTGGTCCTCTCCCTGCTCGCCACCCTCGGCGGGCGGCTGTGGTACCTGCAGATCCGCACCGGCAAGGACTACGCCGCGAAGGCGGCCGGCAACCACATCCGCGAGGTGGTCGAACCGGCCATCCGCGGCGAGATCCTGGACGCCTCCGGCCGGATCCTGGCCGGCAACGAGACCAAGCTGGTCGTCTCGGTCAGCCGCACCTCGCTGCTGCAGCAGAAGGACCGCGGCAAGGCCGTGCTCACCCGGCTCGCCGAGGTGCTGGGCATGCCCGCCAAGGACGTCCAGGACAAGGTCCGGCTCTGCGACGCCAAGACCCCGCAGCCCTGCTGGAACGGCTCCCCGTACCAGCCGATCCCGGTGACCCAGCAGGCCACCACCCAGCAGGCGATGCAGATAATGGAACGCCGCGAGGACTTCCCCGGCGTCACCGCACAGCCAACCGCCACCCGCCGCTACACCGGCGCCGAGGGCGCCAGCGCCGCCCAGGTCCTCGGCTACCTCTCCCCGGTCACCGACGACGAGGTCACCAAGAGCGCCGACAAGCCCGGCCGCGAGCGCCGGCTGCCCTCCGACCAGATCGGCCGGGCCGGCCTGGAGTCGGTCTACGACGACGACCTGCGCGGCACCACCGGCGTGGACAAGCTGGAGGTCGACAACCTCGGCCGGGTGATCGGCAGCGCCGGGCGGGTCCCCGCGCAGGCCGGCAACAACCTGGTCACCTCGCTCGACGCCCGGGTGCAGAAGGTGGTCGAGGACCAGCTCGCCCAGGCGATGGTCGACGCCCGCAAGGTGTACGACAAGGAGACCAAGAAGAACTACGAGGCCGACTCCGGCGCCGCCGTCGTGATGGACGTGCACACCGGGCGGATCGTCGCGATGGCCAGCGCCCCGACCTTCGACCCCAACCTGTGGGTCGGCGGCATCTCCGCCAAGGACTACCAGGCGCTGACCGGCAAGGACTCCAACTACCCGCTGATCAACCGGGCCATCCAGGGCCAGTCGGCCCCCGGCTCCACCTTCAAGGTGATCTCCACCAACGCCGCGGTGCAGGCCGGCTACTCGCTGGACGGCCACTACCCGTGCCCGAAGAGCCTCACCATCGGCGGCCGCGAGTTCAAGAACTTCGAGAGCGAGAGCTTCGGCGACATCACGCTGGAGCGCGCCCTGGAGGTCTCCTGCGACACCGTCTTCTACGGCCTCGCCTACGACCAGTGGATGAAGGACGGCGGCATCAAGCCCAAGAAGGACGCCGCCGACTGGTTCTTCAAGACCGCCCACCAGTACGGCCTCGGCGCCAAGACCGGCGTCGACCTGCCGTCCGAGACCCCCGGCCGGGTCCCCGACCGGCAGTGGAAGCAGTCCTTCTTCGACGCCAACAAGGACGCCTGGTGCGCCCAGGCGGCCAAGGGCGGTCACGAGTACACCGACGAGATCGCCCGCGAGAACTGCGTCGACGGCAACCAGATGCGCGCCGGTGACTCGGTCAACTTCGCGATCGGCCAGGGCGACACCCTGGTCACCCCGCTGCAGATGGCCCGGATCTACTCCGCCCTCGCCAACGGCGGCATCCTGTACCGCCCGACCATCGGCAAGGCCGTGGTCAGCCCGGACGGCGCCCTGGTCCGCGACATCGCCCCGCACGAGGACGGCCGGCTCCCCGCCGACGGCAAGCTGCTGAAGTACATCAACGAGGCCACCGCGGGCGTCGTCGAACGGGGCACCGCCTCCTGGAAGTTCACCGCCCAGGGCTGGCCGCAGAAGCAGATCGAGCTGCACGCCAAGACCGGCACCGCGGAGGTCGCCGGCAAGCAGACCACCTCGTGGCTGACCACCTACAGTGCCGACTACGCGGTCGTGATGACGATAAGCCAGGGCGGCACCGGCTCCGGCGGCTCCGGCGACTCGGTGCGACGGATCTACCAGGCGCTGTACGGCGTGGACGACAAGGGCGGGATCGACAACAGCAAGGCGCTGCTGCCCAAGCCGCAGGCCGAACTGCCCAAGTTCAACCCGGACGGCACCGCGATCGTCAAGCCCGCCTCGTTCTCCTACGAGGGCACCCGCACCTTCCTCGACCCGGTCCAGCCGGCCGGCACCCCCGCGCCGCCGAGCGTCGCGCTGGCCGCCGTCGAACCCGCAACCCGCACCGCCGCCGGAAGGGGCCGCGCATGA
- a CDS encoding DUF4233 domain-containing protein, with protein sequence MRTLCSSTLIGEALLILFAGLVAMKLTDVGAGTIWLVSGLAMLLCVLLCGVITRPGAVWVGWALQLGILASGLVLPTMYAFGVIFTGLWWCSVHYGRKIDEIKAAREASAAPAAQPA encoded by the coding sequence ATGCGGACCCTGTGCTCCTCGACGCTGATCGGCGAGGCCCTGCTGATCCTGTTCGCCGGACTGGTCGCGATGAAGCTGACCGACGTCGGCGCCGGCACGATCTGGCTGGTCAGCGGCCTGGCCATGCTGCTGTGCGTGCTGCTCTGCGGCGTGATCACCCGGCCCGGCGCGGTCTGGGTCGGCTGGGCCCTGCAGCTGGGCATCCTGGCCAGTGGTCTGGTCCTGCCGACCATGTACGCGTTCGGCGTGATCTTCACCGGCCTGTGGTGGTGCTCGGTGCACTACGGCCGGAAGATCGACGAGATCAAGGCGGCCAGGGAGGCCTCCGCGGCGCCCGCCGCACAGCCCGCCTGA
- a CDS encoding rod shape-determining protein, whose translation MSFIGRDLAIDLGTANTLVYVRGKGIVLNEPSVVAVNTNTGGILAVGAEAKKMIGRTPGNIVAIRPLKDGVIADFEITERMLRYFILKIHRRRYLARPRVVVCVPSGITGVERRAVIEASAQAGARQVHIIEEPMAAAIGAGLPVHEPTGNMVVDIGGGTTEVAVISLGGIVTAQSLRVAGDELDNAIVQHIKKEYSLLLGERSAEQIKMSIGSAFALDGEKDEHAEIRGRDLVSGLPKTVVISAAEVREAIDEPVNSIIDAVKTTLDQCPPELAGDVMDRGIVLTGGGALLRGLDERLRRETGMPIHIAENPLDSVAIGAGKCVEEFEALQQVLDAQPRR comes from the coding sequence CTGTCGTTCATCGGCCGGGACTTGGCGATCGACCTCGGCACTGCCAACACCCTGGTGTACGTCAGGGGCAAGGGGATCGTGCTCAACGAGCCGTCGGTGGTCGCGGTGAACACCAACACCGGCGGCATCCTGGCGGTGGGCGCCGAGGCGAAGAAGATGATCGGCCGCACGCCGGGCAACATCGTCGCCATCCGCCCGCTGAAGGACGGCGTGATCGCCGACTTCGAGATCACCGAGCGGATGCTGCGCTACTTCATCCTGAAGATCCACCGCCGCCGCTACCTGGCCCGCCCCCGGGTCGTGGTCTGCGTGCCGTCCGGCATCACCGGGGTCGAGCGCCGCGCCGTGATCGAGGCCAGCGCCCAGGCCGGCGCGCGCCAGGTGCACATCATCGAGGAGCCGATGGCGGCCGCGATCGGCGCCGGCCTGCCGGTGCACGAGCCGACCGGCAACATGGTGGTCGACATCGGCGGCGGCACCACCGAGGTCGCGGTCATCTCGCTCGGCGGGATCGTCACCGCGCAGTCCCTGCGGGTCGCCGGCGACGAGCTGGACAACGCGATCGTCCAGCACATCAAGAAGGAGTACAGCCTGCTGCTCGGCGAGCGCTCCGCCGAGCAGATCAAGATGTCGATCGGCTCCGCCTTCGCGCTGGACGGCGAGAAGGACGAGCACGCCGAGATCCGCGGCCGCGACCTGGTCTCCGGCCTGCCGAAGACCGTCGTGATCTCCGCCGCCGAGGTGCGCGAGGCGATCGACGAGCCGGTCAACTCCATCATCGACGCGGTGAAGACCACCCTCGACCAGTGCCCCCCGGAGCTGGCCGGAGACGTGATGGACCGCGGCATCGTGCTGACCGGCGGCGGCGCCCTGCTGCGCGGCCTGGACGAGCGGCTGCGCCGCGAGACCGGCATGCCGATCCACATCGCGGAGAACCCGCTGGACTCGGTGGCGATCGGCGCCGGCAAGTGCGTCGAGGAGTTCGAGGCGCTCCAGCAGGTTCTCGACGCCCAGCCGCGTCGTTGA
- the folC gene encoding bifunctional tetrahydrofolate synthase/dihydrofolate synthase gives MTEKAGQNPYTIRPGGEAADGVDAELRAVELELSKRWPENKIEPSLDRIAALMDILGQPQRSYPSIHITGTNGKTSTARMIERLLGSFELRTGRYTSPHVESVTERISLDGAPIDVEKFVETFRDIEPYVRMVDDTQPIALSFFEVLTGMAYACFADAPVDVAVVEVGMGGTWDATNVIDAVVSVITPIGLDHTDRLGDTTGKIGKEKAGIIKPGALAVVAQQPLDAAESVLRRAVEVDATVAREGMEFGVIRREVAVGGQVVTLRGLGGHEYEDVFIPLHGAYQAHNAALALAAVEAFFGVGGASGGALDEEKVRAAFSGVSSPGRLEVVRRSPTVILDAAHNPHGAEAAVSALGEAFGFTKLVGVIATSGDKDVSGLLEAYEPVLAEVVVTQNSTHRAMPVDRLAALAVEIFGEDRVQVEPRLDDAIEAAITLAEEEDLGGAGVLVTGSVITVGEARLLFGRK, from the coding sequence GTGACCGAGAAGGCCGGGCAGAACCCGTACACCATCCGACCCGGCGGCGAGGCCGCCGACGGCGTCGACGCCGAGCTGCGCGCCGTCGAGCTGGAGCTGTCCAAGCGCTGGCCCGAGAACAAGATCGAGCCCTCGCTCGACCGCATCGCGGCGCTGATGGACATCCTCGGCCAACCCCAGCGCTCGTACCCGTCCATCCACATCACGGGCACCAACGGCAAGACCTCCACCGCCCGCATGATCGAGCGCCTGCTCGGCTCCTTCGAGCTGCGCACCGGCCGGTACACCAGCCCGCACGTGGAGTCGGTCACCGAGCGGATCAGCCTGGACGGCGCGCCGATCGACGTGGAGAAGTTCGTCGAGACCTTCCGCGACATCGAGCCCTACGTGCGGATGGTCGACGACACCCAGCCGATCGCGCTCTCCTTCTTCGAGGTGCTGACCGGCATGGCGTACGCCTGCTTCGCCGACGCCCCGGTGGACGTCGCCGTGGTCGAGGTCGGCATGGGCGGCACCTGGGACGCCACCAACGTGATCGACGCCGTCGTCTCGGTGATCACCCCGATCGGCCTGGACCACACCGACCGGCTCGGCGACACCACCGGCAAGATCGGCAAGGAGAAGGCCGGCATCATCAAGCCCGGCGCGCTCGCCGTGGTCGCCCAGCAGCCGCTGGACGCCGCCGAGTCCGTCCTGCGCCGCGCGGTCGAGGTGGACGCCACGGTGGCCCGCGAGGGCATGGAGTTCGGCGTGATCCGCCGGGAGGTCGCGGTCGGCGGCCAGGTGGTCACCCTGCGCGGCCTCGGCGGCCACGAGTACGAGGACGTCTTCATCCCGCTGCACGGCGCCTACCAGGCGCACAACGCGGCGCTCGCGCTGGCCGCCGTGGAGGCGTTCTTCGGCGTCGGCGGCGCGTCCGGCGGCGCGCTGGACGAGGAGAAGGTCCGGGCGGCGTTCTCCGGCGTCTCCTCCCCGGGCCGCCTGGAGGTGGTCCGCCGCAGCCCCACCGTGATCCTGGACGCCGCGCACAACCCGCACGGCGCCGAGGCCGCGGTCTCCGCGCTCGGCGAGGCCTTCGGCTTCACCAAGCTGGTCGGCGTGATCGCCACCAGCGGCGACAAGGACGTCTCCGGCCTGCTGGAGGCGTACGAACCGGTGCTGGCCGAGGTGGTCGTCACCCAGAACTCCACCCACCGCGCGATGCCGGTCGACCGGCTCGCCGCGCTCGCGGTGGAGATCTTCGGTGAGGATCGCGTGCAGGTCGAGCCCCGACTGGACGACGCCATCGAGGCGGCGATCACCCTGGCCGAGGAGGAGGACCTGGGCGGCGCGGGCGTGCTGGTCACCGGTTCGGTCATCACGGTGGGCGAGGCGCGCCTGCTGTTCGGAAGGAAGTAG
- a CDS encoding TIGR03960 family B12-binding radical SAM protein, with protein sequence MTVESVFPRLEALLPHVQKPIQYVGGELNSTVKDWDACDVRWALMYPDAYEVGLPNQGTMILYEVLNEREGVLAERTYSVWPDLEALMREHGVPQFTVDAHRPVAAFDVFGLSFSTELGYTNMLTALDLAGIPLEAKDRTVDHPVVLAGGHAAFNPEPIADFIDAAVIGDGEQAVLDITEIVRAWKAEGRPGGRDELLLRLAKTGGVYIPRFYDVEYLPDGRIGRVVPNRPGVPWRVSKHTVMDLDEWPYPKQPLVPLAETVHERMSVEIFRGCTRGCRFCQAGMITRPVRERSITGIGEMVEKGLKATGFEEVGLLSLSSADHSEIADITKGLADRYAEDKVGLSLPSTRVDAFNIDLANELSRNGRRSGLTFAPEGGSERIRKVINKMVSEEDLINTVGAAYGNGWRQVKLYFMCGLPTETDEDVLQIGTMAKNVIAKGREVTGTNDIRCTVSIGGFVPKPHTPFQWAPQLSAEATDERLAKLRDSIRGDRKFGKNIGFRYHDGKPGIVEGLLSRGDRRIGAVIRAVYEDGGRFDGWREYFSYDRWMACAEKGLAGTGVDVDWYTTRERTYEEVLPWDHLDSGLDKDWLWEDWQDALEEVEVEDCRWTPCFDCGVCPQMDTTIQIGPTGKKLLPLTVVNS encoded by the coding sequence ATGACTGTCGAATCGGTCTTCCCACGCCTGGAGGCCCTCCTCCCGCACGTCCAGAAGCCGATCCAGTACGTAGGTGGCGAGCTCAACTCGACCGTCAAGGACTGGGACGCCTGTGACGTCCGCTGGGCGCTGATGTACCCGGACGCCTACGAGGTGGGTCTGCCCAACCAGGGCACCATGATCCTCTACGAGGTGCTGAACGAGCGCGAGGGCGTGCTCGCCGAGCGCACCTACAGCGTCTGGCCCGACCTCGAGGCGCTGATGCGCGAGCACGGCGTCCCGCAGTTCACGGTGGACGCGCACCGCCCGGTCGCCGCCTTCGACGTGTTCGGGCTCTCCTTCTCCACCGAGCTCGGCTACACCAACATGCTGACCGCGCTCGACCTCGCGGGCATCCCGCTGGAGGCGAAGGACCGCACCGTCGACCACCCGGTCGTGCTGGCCGGCGGCCACGCCGCGTTCAACCCCGAGCCGATCGCCGACTTCATCGACGCCGCCGTGATCGGCGACGGCGAGCAGGCCGTCCTGGACATCACCGAGATCGTCCGCGCCTGGAAGGCCGAGGGCCGCCCCGGCGGCCGCGACGAGCTGCTGCTGCGCCTGGCGAAGACCGGCGGCGTGTACATCCCGCGGTTCTACGACGTCGAGTACCTGCCCGACGGCCGGATCGGCCGCGTCGTGCCGAACCGCCCCGGCGTGCCGTGGCGGGTCTCCAAGCACACCGTGATGGACCTCGACGAGTGGCCCTACCCGAAGCAGCCGCTCGTCCCGCTCGCCGAGACCGTCCACGAGCGGATGTCGGTGGAGATCTTCCGCGGCTGCACCCGCGGCTGCCGCTTCTGCCAGGCCGGCATGATCACGCGTCCCGTCCGGGAGCGAAGCATCACCGGCATCGGCGAGATGGTGGAGAAGGGCCTGAAGGCCACCGGCTTCGAGGAGGTCGGCCTGCTCTCGCTCTCCTCCGCCGACCACTCCGAGATCGCCGACATCACCAAGGGCCTCGCGGACCGCTACGCCGAGGACAAGGTCGGCCTGTCGCTGCCCTCCACCCGGGTCGACGCCTTCAACATCGACCTGGCCAACGAGCTGTCCCGCAACGGCCGCCGCTCCGGACTGACCTTCGCCCCCGAGGGCGGCTCCGAGCGGATCCGCAAGGTCATCAACAAGATGGTGTCCGAGGAGGACCTCATCAACACGGTCGGCGCCGCCTACGGCAACGGCTGGCGCCAGGTGAAGCTGTACTTCATGTGCGGCCTGCCCACCGAGACCGACGAGGACGTGCTGCAGATCGGCACCATGGCGAAGAACGTCATCGCCAAGGGCCGCGAGGTGACCGGCACCAACGACATCCGCTGCACCGTCTCCATCGGCGGGTTCGTGCCCAAGCCGCACACCCCGTTCCAGTGGGCCCCGCAGCTGTCCGCCGAGGCCACCGACGAGCGGCTGGCCAAGCTGCGCGACTCGATCCGCGGCGACCGCAAGTTCGGCAAGAACATCGGCTTCCGCTACCACGACGGCAAGCCCGGCATCGTCGAGGGCCTGCTCTCCCGCGGCGACCGCCGGATCGGCGCCGTCATCCGCGCCGTGTACGAGGACGGCGGCCGCTTCGACGGCTGGCGCGAGTACTTCTCCTACGACCGCTGGATGGCCTGCGCCGAGAAGGGCCTGGCCGGCACCGGCGTCGACGTCGACTGGTACACCACCCGCGAGCGCACCTACGAGGAGGTGCTGCCCTGGGACCACCTGGACAGCGGCCTCGACAAGGACTGGCTCTGGGAGGACTGGCAGGACGCCCTGGAGGAGGTCGAGGTCGAGGACTGCCGCTGGACCCCGTGCTTCGACTGCGGCGTCTGTCCGCAGATGGATACGACCATTCAAATCGGCCCCACCGGCAAGAAGCTGCTGCCGCTGACCGTGGTCAACTCGTAA